One stretch of Arachis duranensis cultivar V14167 chromosome 1, aradu.V14167.gnm2.J7QH, whole genome shotgun sequence DNA includes these proteins:
- the LOC107466469 gene encoding leucine--tRNA ligase, chloroplastic/mitochondrial, protein MLHSHLHLRLHLPSSYSTPFLFPYHSPTFPFATSRRNSYSLRFRSTSFNHGRTIIRNETELQLQNQQVNRAYPFHEIEPKWQRYWEQNRTFRTPDDDIDTSKPKYYVLDMFPYPSGAGLHVGHPLGFFVILVLLSFLCCCCVLQTGTHPKLTTARNIDRFRSQLKSLGFSYDWDREISTIEPDYYKWTQWIFLQLYKRGLAYQAEVPVNWCPALGTVLANEEVVDGVSERGGHPVIRKPMRQWMLKITAYADRLLEDLDGLDWPESVKEMQRNWIGRSEGAEMEFCVLDSDGKERDVKIIVYTTRPDTIFGATYLVVAPEYPLLSSLVSTAQSKHVEDYVELASRKSDLERTELQKEKTGVFTGCYAKNPANGEAIPIWVADYVLGSYGTGAIMAVPAHDSRDYEFALKYDIPVNWVVMPNDKSINESGKAFPGEGVIINSSNLFVGLDINGLSSKEAALEVIEWAEKSGNGKRKVNYKLRDWLFARQRYWGEPIPVVILDDSGETVPLNENELPLILPELDNFSPTGTGEPPLSKAVSWVKTTDSLSGRPATRETNTMPQWAGSCWYYLRFMDPTNSKELVDKTKERYWGPVDVYVGGAEHAVLHLLYARFWHKVLYDIGVVSTKEPFQCVINQGIILGEVQYMAYRDQDGNLISADVADISNEHNLEKIQIPEEKVMKSGDSFVLKENPDIRLVARAYKMSKSRGNVVNPDDVIAEYGADSLRLYEMFMGPLRDSKTWSTSGIEGVYRFLGRTWRLIVGSPLSDGTFKERTISVDEEPTIDQLRTLHKCIAKVTEEIEGTRFNTGISAMMEFLNAAYKWDKHPRSIIEAFVLLLSPYAPHMAEDLWSRLGHTKSLAYEPFPEENPAYLKDSTIVLPVQINGKTRGTIQVEETCSEEEAFGLACRDEKLSKYLDGQSVRKRIYVPGKILNVVLDRKNTKVAVQ, encoded by the exons ATGCTACACTCTCATCTTCATCTTCGTCTCCACTTGCCTTCATCGTACTCCACTCCATTCCTTTTCCCTTATCATTCTCCAACATTCCCCTTCGCCACATCAAGAAGAAATTCTTACTCTCTCAGATTCCGCAGCACAAGCTTCAATCATGGCCGCACCATCATCAGGAACGAAACCGAGCTGCAGCTGCAAAACCAGCAAGTAAACAGAGCTTACCCTTTCCACGAAATCGAGCCCAAGTGGCAGCGCTATTGGGAGCAGAATCGCACTTTTCGAACCCCCGATGACGACATTGACACCTCCAAGCCCAAATATTACGTTCTCGACATGTTCCCTTACCCCAG TGGAGCGGGGCTACACGTTGGGCATCCTCTGGG tttcttcgtGATTCTCgtccttctctcttttttatgcTGTTGCTGCGTGTTGCAGACGGGAACTCATCCGAAGCTCACTACAGCTCGGAATATCGATCGCTTTCGTTCTCAG TTAAAATCATTAGGCTTCTCTTATGACTGGGATCGTGAAATATCTACCATAGAACCTGACTATTACAAATGGACTCAATGGATCTTTCTACAACTTTATAAGAGAGGCCTGGCATATCAG GCTGAAGTTCCAGTTAATTGGTGTCCCGCGCTTGGCACTGTGTTGGCCAATGAGGAGGTGGTTGATGGTGTCAGTGAACGGGGTGGTCATCCTGTAATAAGGAAg CCGATGAGGCAATGGATGCTCAAGATCACTGCATATGCGGACCGTCTTCTTGAGGATTTAGATGGCCTTGACTGGCCAGAAAGTGTCAAAGAAATGCAGAGAAATTGGATAGGGAGGTCAGAAGGGGCTGAGATGGAATTTTGTGTCCTTGACAGTGATGGAAAGGAGAGAGATGTAAAGATTATTGTGTATACTACAAGGCCTGACACGATCTTTGGAGCAAC CTACTTAGTTGTCGCCCCAGAGTACCCATTATTGTCATCATTGGTTTCCACTGCCCAGAGCAAACAT GTGGAGGATTATGTAGAACTTGCCTCAAGGAAGAGTGACCTCGAAAGGACTGAGCTTCAGAAGGAAAAGACTGGGGTCTTCACTGGTTGTTATGCAAAAAATCCTGCAAATGGGGAAGCTATTCCAATATGGGTGGCAGATTATGTTTTGGGAAG TTATGGAACAGGAGCTATCATGGCGGTGCCTGCACACGACTCTCGTGATTATGAATTTGCTTTGAAATATGACATTCCTGTTAATTGGGTTGTGATGCCCAATGACAAAAGTATCAATGAATCTGGAAAGGCTTTCCCAGGTGAAGGTGTCATAATAAATTCATCAAATTTATTTGTGGGGCTTGACATAAATGGCTTGTCTAGCAAAGAAGCTGCTCTAGAAGTCATTGAATGGGCTGAAAAAAGTGGAAATGGAAAGCGGAAG GTGAACTACAAGTTAAGGGATTGGCTTTTTGCTCGACAACGCTACTGGGGTGAGCCCATCCCTGTTGTCATATTGGATGACAGTGGTGAGACTGTCCCACTGAATGAGAATGAACTTCCCCTTATACTACCTGAATTGGATAATTTTTCTCCCACTGGAACAGGGGAGCCTCCACTGTCCAAGGCAGTGTCTTGG gtTAAAACCACAGATAGTTTATCCGGAAGACCAGCCACTCGGGAAACAAATACCATGCCACAGTGGGCTGGTTCATGCTG GTATTATTTGAGATTTATGGACCCAACAAATTCCAAAGAGTTGGTTGATAAGACCAAAGAAAG ATACTGGGGCCCTGTTGATGTGTACGTTGGGGGTGCCGAGCATGCGGTTCTCCATTTACTATATGCCAGATTCTGGCACAAG GTCCTCTATGACATCGGTGTTGTATCCACCAAGGAGCCCTTCCAATGTGTCATTAACCAGGGTATTATCCTTGGGGAG GTTCAATATATGGCTTATAGGGATCAAGATGGCAATCTGATATCTGCTGATGTTGCTGATATTTCAAATGAACATAATCtagaaaaaattcaaattccaGAGGAAAAG GTCATGAAATCCGGGGATTCTTTTGTCCTGAAAGAAAATCCTGACATACGATTAGTTGCTCGCGCTTACAAAATGAGTAAAAGTAGGGGAAACGTTGTTAACCCTGATGATGTTATTGCAGAGTACGGTGCAGATTCTCTTCGTTTATATGAAATGTTCATGGGACCATTGAG AGACTCAAAAACATGGAGTACTAGCGGCATTGAAGGTGTATATCGGTTTTTAGGAAGAACTTGGAGGCTGATTGTTGGTTCACCGTTGTCTGATGGAACATTTAAGGAAAGAACCATATCAGTTGATGAGGAGCCTACCATAGACCAACTTCGTACTCTTCATAAATGCATTGCTAAG GTAACAGAGGAAATTGAAGGCACAAGGTTCAACACCGGAATTTCAGCAATGATGGAGTTCCTTAATGCGGCATATAAG TGGGATAAACATCCAAGGTCAATCATTGAGGCATTTGTTTTACTGCTTTCACCCTATGCACCGCACATGGCCGAGGATCTGTGGTCTAGGCTTGGCCACACAAAATCCTTAGCCTATGAGCCTTTCCCTGAG GAAAATCCTGCTTACCTGAAGGACTCAACGATAGTACTACCGGTTCAGATTAATGGCAAGACGAGGGGTACCATTCAAGTGGAAGAAACATGTTCAGAGGAGGAAGCTTTTGGGTTAGCATGTAGGGATGAAAAGCTATCCAAGTATTTAGATGGTCAATCTGTTAGAAAAAGAATATACGTTCCTGGCAAGATATTGAACGTTGTTTTGGACCGGAAAAACACAAAGGTTGCTGTCCAGTAG